Proteins co-encoded in one Chloroflexota bacterium genomic window:
- a CDS encoding winged helix-turn-helix transcriptional regulator: MPTSQYHNSTLPADQADFVAQTFAALGDPTRAQIVFTLTQGERSVNALAEMTGVSPSAVSHHLARLRNIRLVKARRAANQVFYSVDDAHVANLFREALYHLDHVKRNLPDHDPDQI; encoded by the coding sequence ATGCCGACTTCTCAATACCACAACTCCACATTGCCTGCTGATCAGGCCGACTTTGTGGCCCAGACCTTTGCCGCGCTTGGCGACCCGACCCGCGCTCAGATTGTATTTACGCTGACTCAAGGGGAGCGGAGCGTCAATGCGCTCGCCGAGATGACAGGGGTATCGCCTTCGGCGGTATCACATCATTTGGCGCGTTTACGAAATATACGACTGGTTAAGGCCCGACGAGCCGCTAATCAAGTGTTTTATTCTGTAGATGATGCCCACGTCGCCAATCTCTTCCGCGAGGCGCTTTACCACCTGGATCACGTCAAGCGCAATCTCCCGGATCATGATCCGGACCAAATTTAG
- a CDS encoding cation transporter, which translates to MSHQSHDHSHPHDDHEGHHHPQSAHEHEHRSGLWDWLRRLFQPHSHSHHEAALDPALADKRGIWALKLSLAGLLVTALFQVAVVAISGSVALLADTVHNFSDALTAIPLWLAFTLARRARNRRYTYGYGRAEDIAGAFIVLMIFGSALVVFYESIQRIVHPQPLSNLGWVTAAAIIGFLGNELVAVFRIKVGREIGSAALVADGLHARADGFTSLGVLAGAVGVWLGFPLTDPLIGFVIGIAILAVVWNAARDMWHRMMDAVDPTLLERIEATVRPVPGVLDVHDVALRWVGHRQRGELHVIVNCQLSTVESHHIAEEVRHVLFHALPALAEVTVHVDPCECDETRNYHPTEHHVQRA; encoded by the coding sequence ATGAGTCATCAATCTCACGACCATTCACATCCCCATGATGATCATGAGGGCCACCATCATCCTCAAAGCGCTCATGAGCACGAACACCGTTCGGGCTTGTGGGACTGGTTGAGGCGCCTCTTTCAGCCTCACTCCCACAGCCATCACGAAGCGGCGCTCGATCCCGCGCTGGCCGACAAACGCGGCATTTGGGCGCTCAAGCTATCACTGGCCGGGCTGTTGGTGACCGCACTATTTCAGGTAGCCGTGGTAGCTATCAGTGGCAGTGTGGCTTTGCTGGCCGACACGGTTCACAATTTTTCGGATGCGTTGACAGCCATCCCTCTCTGGCTGGCGTTCACCCTGGCCCGCCGCGCCCGCAACCGCCGCTACACTTATGGTTATGGCCGGGCGGAGGACATAGCCGGAGCGTTCATCGTCTTGATGATCTTTGGCAGTGCGTTGGTGGTGTTTTATGAGTCGATCCAAAGGATTGTTCACCCGCAACCCTTGAGCAACCTGGGTTGGGTGACGGCAGCAGCCATCATCGGTTTTCTGGGCAATGAACTGGTGGCGGTCTTTCGGATCAAGGTAGGGCGCGAAATCGGTTCGGCGGCCCTGGTAGCCGATGGCTTGCACGCCCGCGCCGACGGTTTTACCTCGCTCGGCGTGTTAGCCGGAGCGGTGGGCGTGTGGCTGGGCTTTCCACTAACCGATCCGCTGATCGGCTTTGTCATTGGCATTGCCATTCTGGCGGTTGTGTGGAATGCGGCGCGGGATATGTGGCACCGGATGATGGACGCAGTTGACCCAACGCTCCTTGAGCGGATAGAAGCCACCGTTCGGCCTGTGCCTGGTGTGCTGGATGTGCACGATGTTGCTTTGAGGTGGGTGGGGCATCGCCAACGCGGAGAATTGCATGTAATCGTGAACTGCCAGTTATCAACCGTCGAAAGCCACCATATTGCCGAAGAAGTTCGGCATGTGCTATTTCACGCTCTACCGGCGCTGGCCGAGGTCACTGTTCATGTTGACCCATGCGAGTGTGACGAAACGAGAAACTACCACCCGACCGAGCATCACGTTCAGAGGGCGTAA
- a CDS encoding HAD-IB family phosphatase has product MTQLPAIWPATDLIIFDCDSTLTAVEGIDELARLTDSVEDVAALTKRAMDGEIPLESVYSHRLDISNPTRAQVNHIRRIYRQHVIPGAAKLIEALQELNCKVFIVSGGLIEPVRDFGVWLGVPRENIYAVDMEYDQLAGQWWRYWEQPGGHNPQANYLNVRESPLTGTGGKNLMIRAIRANHAGRAMLVGDGLSDLEARSEVELFVGFGGAAYRERVARESPLYIQRGGLAALLPLALGRLASRRGQVWASLYTEGLAQIEQGDVLFNDLEMQKHFADAVLHVQNRHF; this is encoded by the coding sequence ATGACCCAACTGCCTGCCATCTGGCCCGCCACCGACCTGATCATTTTCGATTGTGACAGCACCCTGACCGCCGTCGAGGGCATTGACGAGTTGGCTCGCCTGACCGACAGCGTGGAAGACGTGGCCGCGTTGACGAAACGGGCGATGGACGGCGAAATCCCGTTGGAGTCGGTCTACAGCCACCGTCTCGATATTTCCAACCCCACCCGCGCCCAGGTCAATCACATCCGGCGCATCTACCGCCAGCACGTCATCCCCGGCGCGGCCAAACTGATCGAGGCCCTGCAAGAACTTAACTGCAAAGTGTTCATCGTCAGCGGCGGGCTGATCGAGCCGGTGCGCGACTTTGGCGTGTGGCTCGGTGTCCCGCGCGAGAACATCTACGCGGTAGACATGGAATACGATCAACTGGCCGGGCAATGGTGGCGCTACTGGGAACAGCCGGGCGGCCACAACCCGCAGGCCAACTATCTTAATGTGCGCGAGAGTCCATTGACCGGAACCGGCGGCAAGAACTTGATGATTCGAGCCATTCGCGCCAATCATGCCGGGCGGGCCATGCTCGTCGGCGACGGACTTTCCGATCTGGAGGCCCGTTCTGAAGTCGAGTTGTTTGTCGGTTTCGGCGGAGCGGCCTATCGCGAGCGGGTCGCCCGCGAGTCGCCGCTCTACATCCAGCGCGGCGGTCTGGCCGCGCTTCTGCCGCTGGCGCTGGGGCGGCTGGCTTCCCGGCGCGGCCAAGTCTGGGCGAGCTTGTACACCGAAGGCCTGGCCCAGATCGAGCAGGGCGACGTTCTCTTCAACGACCTCGAAATGCAAAAACATTTTGCCGACGCGGTTCTGCATGTTCAAAATCGTCATTTCTGA
- a CDS encoding metal ABC transporter ATP-binding protein, translated as METLALHLTDISASYNGKRALDDIHFTIAQGERAAVVGPNGAGKSTLFKVIVGLMPHLTGDVLVHGHSHHAGDCPSIGYVPQREAVDWNFPVTVMDVVLMGRVKEIGWLRRAGRADREAAHEALAQVGMAELASRHIGDLSGGQQQRAFIARALAQRADVLLLDEPFGGVDVEAQNAIFNILDHLREQGVTVLLSTHDLEMATTRFDRLILLNHRLVADGPAESVLTPERLAAAYGGRLTFWQNGQPVTVTADDCCP; from the coding sequence ATGGAAACTCTCGCCCTCCACCTCACCGACATCTCGGCCAGCTACAACGGCAAGCGCGCCCTCGACGATATTCACTTCACAATTGCTCAAGGTGAGCGGGCCGCCGTCGTCGGGCCGAACGGCGCAGGCAAGTCCACCCTGTTCAAAGTCATCGTCGGCCTCATGCCGCACCTGACCGGCGACGTGCTGGTGCACGGCCACTCGCACCACGCCGGCGATTGCCCCTCCATCGGCTACGTGCCGCAACGCGAGGCGGTGGACTGGAACTTCCCGGTGACGGTGATGGACGTGGTGCTGATGGGCCGGGTGAAAGAGATCGGCTGGTTGCGGCGAGCGGGCCGCGCCGACCGCGAGGCCGCCCACGAGGCGCTGGCGCAGGTGGGCATGGCCGAGCTGGCATCGCGCCACATTGGCGATCTGTCCGGCGGCCAGCAACAGCGCGCCTTCATCGCCCGCGCCCTGGCCCAGCGCGCCGACGTGCTTCTACTCGACGAACCCTTCGGCGGCGTGGACGTGGAAGCCCAGAACGCCATCTTCAACATTCTCGACCATCTGCGCGAGCAGGGCGTCACCGTCCTGCTCTCGACTCACGATCTGGAAATGGCGACGACTCGCTTTGATCGCCTGATTCTTCTCAATCATCGCCTCGTCGCCGACGGCCCGGCTGAATCCGTTCTCACACCCGAACGCCTGGCCGCCGCCTACGGTGGCCGCCTCACCTTCTGGCAAAACGGCCAGCCGGTGACGGTGACGGCGGACGATTGTTGCCCGTAG
- a CDS encoding metal ABC transporter permease, whose translation MNFLLEPLQYAFMLRGLAAALMVGLVCAVVGSFVVLRGMAFFGDALAHAILPGVAVAYLIGGANGPLFLGAMAAAILTALGIGAVTRGGRLREDTAIGVIFAGVFALGIALMSTIRSYSVDLTHILFGDILAITNNDLLLIAGFGGAVVLAIAAFYKELVIISFDPTHAASLRLPAEQLRYLLLVLVAVTVVVSLQTIGAGLMTAMLLTPAAAASLLTKRLSRMMLIAAVIGGGSGLVGLYLSYYISIASGAAIVLICTACFIVAWLTSRLFRKS comes from the coding sequence ATGAACTTCCTGCTTGAACCTTTGCAATACGCCTTCATGCTTCGCGGCCTGGCCGCCGCCCTCATGGTCGGCCTGGTGTGCGCCGTCGTCGGCTCCTTCGTCGTCTTGCGCGGCATGGCCTTCTTTGGCGACGCGCTGGCCCACGCCATTTTGCCCGGCGTGGCTGTGGCCTATTTGATCGGCGGCGCAAACGGCCCGCTGTTTTTGGGCGCAATGGCCGCCGCCATCCTCACCGCGCTCGGCATTGGCGCTGTCACTCGCGGAGGCCGTTTACGAGAAGACACGGCTATCGGCGTGATCTTCGCCGGCGTGTTTGCGCTCGGCATCGCCCTCATGAGCACCATCCGCAGTTACAGCGTTGACCTGACCCACATCCTCTTCGGCGACATTCTGGCCATCACCAACAACGATTTGCTTCTCATCGCCGGTTTTGGCGGCGCTGTCGTCCTGGCCATCGCCGCCTTCTACAAAGAACTCGTCATCATCTCCTTCGACCCGACTCACGCCGCCAGCCTGCGCCTGCCTGCCGAGCAACTTCGCTATCTTCTACTCGTGCTGGTTGCCGTCACCGTCGTCGTCTCCCTGCAAACCATCGGCGCCGGTTTGATGACGGCCATGCTCCTCACCCCCGCCGCCGCCGCGTCTTTGCTCACCAAACGCCTCTCGCGCATGATGCTCATCGCCGCCGTCATCGGCGGCGGCTCCGGCCTCGTCGGCCTCTACCTGTCGTATTACATTTCAATTGCTTCAGGCGCGGCCATCGTCCTCATCTGCACCGCTTGTTTCATCGTAGCCTGGCTCACCAGCAGACTGTTCCGAAAGAGTTAA
- a CDS encoding copper resistance protein CopC, which translates to MKLRLVALTLTLTLTLTIVAPVFAHAELVQSSPEANAALDRAPAQIEMTFSEALEPSFSEIQVLDSNGVRRDNADSRVDAADPTRLIVSLRSLPDGVYTVVWKVLSAVDGHVTEGAFPFAVGDVDVAALSSAAQASRQVNISIGEVIAKWLLYISATALAGGTLFILLVWKPAYQAVNPRKSDPNQSVWRSLATLSIAFVLVANIVGLLVQAGQAAGTEIALPWDSVVNTVLFTTRFGVLWIARAALALAVVGILPTAKTDRERWIAFGISLLILLTIALGSHAAADPDPFLPVAADWLHLAAASAWVGGLTHFVAGMWSARSLDSKLRTRLTARLIPRFSAVALLSVGVLVLTGLYASVLRIGSFEALNNSFYGRVLIVKLILLLPMLAIGAVNLLGVSPAMKLAAAEDLSGLALADRFRKIITSEITLGVTLFLSVGLLTSVPPARVATAPTGFNASAKADDLAIALNITPNRIGINNFTLTLTAGGQPVNETKDVLLRFTPASGKLPPSEVALTAKGNGQYTVRASNLNLAEQWQAQAVVRREGQFDTFANFNVDLRPATAGQSYPWNRIAGGLLLGAALAYIFAFSGLPGRRTQYIWLGILPGVALALASVAVFYRPAPAEQTGRINPVAANADSVAEGKGYYTTLCVPCHGETGKGDGPVGLTLNPRPADLSLHAVPGVHTDGKLFEWISNGYPGSVMPAFGQALTEEQLWHIVNYMRTLAP; encoded by the coding sequence ATGAAACTCCGCCTCGTTGCTCTCACGCTAACTCTGACTCTCACTCTAACGATTGTCGCGCCTGTCTTCGCCCACGCCGAACTCGTGCAGTCCTCGCCCGAAGCCAACGCAGCCCTCGACCGCGCCCCGGCCCAGATCGAAATGACGTTTAGCGAAGCGCTTGAACCCTCCTTCAGCGAGATTCAAGTGCTGGACTCCAACGGCGTCCGGCGGGACAACGCCGACTCGCGGGTGGACGCCGCCGACCCAACCCGTCTCATCGTCTCGCTCCGCTCCCTGCCCGACGGCGTCTACACCGTCGTCTGGAAAGTGCTCTCGGCAGTGGACGGCCACGTGACCGAGGGCGCATTCCCGTTCGCCGTCGGGGACGTGGACGTTGCGGCGCTCTCCTCGGCGGCGCAAGCCAGCCGCCAGGTGAACATCTCAATCGGCGAAGTGATCGCCAAGTGGTTGTTGTACATCTCGGCGACCGCGCTTGCAGGCGGCACGCTTTTTATCCTCCTCGTTTGGAAACCTGCTTATCAGGCCGTCAACCCCCGCAAGTCCGATCCTAATCAATCAGTGTGGCGCAGTCTGGCCACGCTTTCAATTGCCTTCGTCCTCGTCGCCAACATCGTTGGCTTACTGGTGCAGGCCGGGCAAGCCGCCGGAACCGAGATCGCCCTGCCCTGGGACAGTGTCGTCAACACTGTGCTGTTCACCACCCGCTTCGGCGTGTTGTGGATCGCAAGGGCGGCGCTGGCTTTGGCCGTCGTCGGCATCCTGCCAACCGCAAAAACTGATCGCGAACGCTGGATCGCCTTCGGCATCTCGCTCCTGATTCTGCTCACCATCGCCCTCGGCAGTCACGCCGCCGCCGACCCCGACCCGTTCTTGCCGGTGGCCGCCGACTGGCTTCATCTGGCGGCGGCTTCAGCCTGGGTGGGCGGCCTGACCCATTTTGTGGCCGGGATGTGGTCGGCGCGCTCGCTCGACTCAAAGTTACGAACCCGGCTCACCGCCCGCCTCATCCCGCGTTTCTCGGCCGTGGCCTTGCTTAGCGTGGGCGTGCTCGTCCTCACCGGCTTGTACGCCAGCGTCCTGCGGATCGGCTCGTTCGAGGCCCTCAACAATTCGTTTTATGGCCGGGTGCTCATCGTCAAATTGATTCTCCTCCTGCCCATGCTCGCCATCGGCGCGGTGAACCTGCTGGGCGTCAGCCCGGCCATGAAGCTGGCGGCGGCTGAAGACCTGTCAGGTCTGGCCCTGGCCGATCGCTTCCGCAAAATCATCACCAGCGAGATCACGTTGGGCGTGACTCTGTTCCTCAGCGTGGGCCTGCTCACCTCGGTTCCCCCGGCGCGCGTGGCGACGGCCCCGACCGGTTTCAACGCCTCAGCCAAAGCCGACGATCTCGCGATCGCCCTCAACATCACCCCGAACCGGATCGGCATCAACAACTTCACCCTCACCCTCACTGCCGGCGGCCAACCGGTGAACGAAACCAAAGACGTCCTCCTTCGCTTTACGCCAGCTTCCGGCAAACTGCCGCCCAGCGAAGTGGCGCTAACGGCGAAAGGAAACGGCCAGTACACCGTGCGCGCTTCAAATTTAAATTTGGCCGAACAGTGGCAGGCCCAGGCGGTGGTGCGGCGCGAGGGCCAGTTCGACACCTTCGCCAACTTCAATGTGGACTTGCGCCCGGCAACGGCAGGGCAAAGTTACCCCTGGAACCGGATTGCGGGCGGGTTGTTGCTGGGCGCGGCGCTGGCCTACATCTTTGCCTTTAGCGGCTTGCCGGGCCGGCGGACGCAATACATTTGGCTTGGCATTTTGCCGGGCGTGGCCCTGGCCCTGGCCAGCGTGGCCGTGTTCTACCGCCCGGCCCCGGCCGAGCAAACGGGCCGCATCAACCCCGTCGCCGCCAACGCCGACTCGGTAGCCGAAGGCAAGGGATATTACACGACGCTGTGCGTGCCGTGTCACGGCGAAACCGGCAAAGGCGACGGCCCTGTCGGCCTCACCCTAAACCCGCGCCCGGCAGACCTTTCACTCCACGCCGTGCCCGGCGTTCACACCGACGGCAAGCTCTTCGAGTGGATCAGCAACGGCTACCCCGGCTCGGTGATGCCGGCCTTCGGTCAGGCCCTCACCGAGGAACAACTCTGGCACATCGTCAACTATATGAGGACGCTCGCTCCATGA
- a CDS encoding PD40 domain-containing protein translates to MKVKAISLLLAVMLAACSIQISDVTPGPTAPVQVAATPASALPPATSAGPAWAGLNLSGQLLFTQGVSGVERVNLATGARVTLFKPPENAWLTAAAVSPDASQIVLAYAPPPPEGQIQFGYTSLYLMPADASATPAPMLERTDPQESYFTPSWSPDGKYIYYAHFIPLKGESGNTFRYTVERLALGGSPEVLVDNAIWPRLSPDGSKLAYLSFDLQTFNNDLYVAEADGQNARPVIPPGTFQAVDAHLWMPDGEAILFSAVGEGPAYQSTPAPALSWLDRLLGVEAASAHNVPSDWWRVSLDATALTRLTKIYDTGMYGSFAPDGSRLAFIAASGVYVMNPDGSGLTPMIPVETLGTLEWIR, encoded by the coding sequence ATGAAAGTAAAAGCGATTAGCCTCTTGCTGGCCGTGATGTTGGCGGCCTGCTCAATTCAAATTTCGGACGTGACTCCCGGGCCGACCGCCCCTGTTCAAGTGGCGGCCACCCCGGCCTCGGCGCTTCCCCCGGCCACGTCGGCTGGCCCGGCCTGGGCAGGCCTCAATCTCAGCGGCCAACTGTTGTTTACGCAGGGCGTGAGCGGAGTCGAGCGAGTCAACCTGGCCACCGGGGCGCGAGTCACGCTCTTCAAACCGCCGGAGAACGCCTGGCTCACAGCGGCGGCAGTCTCGCCCGACGCTTCGCAAATTGTGCTGGCTTACGCCCCGCCGCCGCCCGAGGGCCAGATTCAATTTGGCTACACCAGCCTCTACCTCATGCCCGCCGACGCCTCGGCCACGCCCGCGCCCATGCTGGAGCGCACTGACCCACAAGAGTCGTACTTCACGCCCTCGTGGTCACCCGACGGCAAATACATTTATTACGCGCATTTCATTCCGCTCAAAGGCGAGAGCGGCAACACGTTTCGCTACACGGTCGAGCGGCTGGCTCTCGGCGGCTCGCCGGAAGTGCTGGTGGACAATGCCATCTGGCCGCGCCTCTCGCCCGACGGTTCGAAGCTGGCTTACCTGTCGTTCGACTTGCAGACCTTCAACAACGATCTCTACGTGGCCGAGGCCGACGGCCAAAACGCGCGGCCCGTGATTCCGCCCGGCACGTTTCAGGCGGTGGACGCGCATTTGTGGATGCCTGACGGCGAGGCGATCCTTTTCAGTGCTGTCGGCGAAGGCCCGGCCTACCAGTCCACGCCCGCGCCCGCCCTCTCCTGGCTCGACCGTTTGCTTGGGGTGGAAGCCGCCTCGGCTCACAACGTTCCTTCCGACTGGTGGCGAGTCTCGCTCGATGCCACCGCCCTCACCCGGCTGACGAAGATTTACGACACGGGCATGTATGGCAGTTTTGCGCCCGACGGTTCGCGCCTGGCCTTCATCGCCGCCAGCGGCGTTTACGTGATGAACCCGGACGGCAGCGGCCTGACGCCGATGATTCCGGTGGAGACGTTGGGGACGTTGGAGTGGATTCGGTGA
- a CDS encoding phosphoglycerate dehydrogenase, with protein MFKIVISDHLSDSGWAVLRSAEDVTLAGPFAEREAVLEAARDAHALIVRSITRVDRELLTNAPNLQVVARAGASWENINLDECTRRGIMVINVPDANVIALAEHALGMMLALARHIPKGYASLRAGEWRRYELMGVQLHGKTLGIIGYGRHGREVAARAQSFGMIVLSYDPYIDEGHARTQRVSIVGIDELLARSDFISLHATLTPETADILNHDAFSKMKEGVRIVNCTHAGLIDETALLEALDGGKVAGAALDFLKVEPPSPGHPLVMHPNVIVLPHLNQNTLDSQTATSRQAAEDALAALRGDDYRNVVNLPFRPGADYVTAKPYLLLAEKLGKVQGQLAGGAINRVEIEILGDGLQGLVRPVAAALLKGMLRPVDERTVNYVSAPVIAYEQNIQTTQTRSLELVDYPNLLSCRAHWPGGSRTLAGVIFAGGEPRLVQYETFRIDANPEGYVLVLENEDVPGVIGQVGALMGAHGVNIGEWRYGRDRPGGRAVSFINLDSPIPAPALETLRQLPNIIGAKLVKL; from the coding sequence ATGTTCAAAATCGTCATTTCTGATCACCTCAGCGACTCCGGTTGGGCCGTCTTGCGCTCAGCAGAGGATGTGACTCTGGCCGGGCCGTTCGCCGAACGAGAGGCAGTGCTCGAAGCGGCGCGAGACGCTCACGCCCTCATCGTCCGTTCCATCACCCGAGTGGATCGAGAACTGCTGACGAACGCGCCGAACTTACAAGTTGTAGCCCGGGCCGGCGCCTCGTGGGAAAACATCAATCTCGACGAATGCACCCGGCGCGGCATCATGGTCATCAACGTGCCAGACGCCAACGTGATTGCCCTGGCCGAGCATGCCCTGGGCATGATGCTGGCCCTGGCCCGCCACATTCCCAAAGGTTACGCCAGCCTGCGCGCCGGCGAATGGCGGCGCTACGAATTGATGGGCGTGCAACTGCATGGCAAGACGCTGGGCATCATCGGCTACGGGCGGCACGGGCGGGAGGTGGCCGCCCGCGCTCAAAGCTTCGGGATGATAGTCTTGTCCTACGACCCTTATATTGACGAGGGCCACGCCCGGACGCAACGGGTGAGTATCGTCGGCATTGACGAACTGCTGGCCCGGTCAGATTTCATCTCACTTCACGCCACGCTCACCCCCGAGACGGCGGACATTCTAAATCATGACGCGTTTTCAAAAATGAAAGAGGGGGTGCGGATCGTCAATTGCACCCACGCCGGTTTGATTGACGAGACGGCTTTGCTCGAGGCGCTAGACGGCGGCAAAGTGGCCGGGGCGGCTCTGGATTTTCTCAAGGTTGAGCCGCCGTCGCCGGGTCACCCGTTGGTGATGCACCCGAACGTCATCGTCCTGCCCCACCTCAACCAGAACACCCTCGACTCGCAAACGGCCACCTCGCGCCAGGCCGCCGAAGACGCGCTGGCCGCCCTGCGCGGCGACGACTACCGCAACGTCGTCAACCTGCCGTTCCGGCCCGGCGCTGACTACGTGACGGCCAAACCTTATTTGCTATTGGCCGAGAAGCTGGGCAAGGTGCAGGGCCAGTTGGCCGGCGGCGCGATCAACCGCGTGGAGATCGAGATACTGGGCGACGGCTTGCAGGGGCTGGTGCGGCCCGTGGCCGCCGCCCTGCTCAAGGGCATGCTCCGCCCGGTGGACGAGCGCACAGTGAATTACGTGAGCGCGCCGGTGATCGCCTACGAGCAAAACATCCAGACTACTCAGACCCGCTCGCTGGAACTGGTGGATTATCCGAACCTGCTTTCGTGCCGGGCGCACTGGCCGGGTGGCTCGCGCACCCTGGCCGGGGTGATCTTCGCCGGCGGCGAGCCGCGGCTGGTGCAGTACGAAACCTTCCGCATTGACGCCAACCCCGAAGGCTACGTGCTGGTGCTGGAAAACGAAGACGTGCCCGGCGTGATCGGCCAGGTGGGCGCATTGATGGGCGCGCACGGAGTCAACATTGGCGAGTGGCGCTACGGGCGCGACCGGCCCGGAGGCCGGGCCGTCTCTTTTATCAACCTGGATTCGCCCATTCCAGCCCCGGCCCTGGAGACCCTGCGCCAACTGCCCAACATCATCGGCGCAAAACTGGTGAAACTCTGA